The Burkholderia mallei ATCC 23344 genome has a window encoding:
- a CDS encoding BON domain-containing protein, translating into MKTDRQIKQEVEDELTGDPMIDVAHFDVDVAGHIVTLTGHPSSYAEKLAAEKAANRVAGVRAVVVDVQVRLPSDDVRTDEAIADAVRSTLHWTVGLHDAAVHVQVEAGWVTLSGQVDWPYQSHVAARAISQMRGVTGVTNQIEVLGDISADEIAGGIRRAMQRHAEREANHIDVTVKDGTVTLAGKVGSYAERAVARGAAWSARGVRAVVDDLVVE; encoded by the coding sequence ATGAAAACGGATAGGCAGATCAAGCAGGAAGTCGAGGATGAACTGACGGGCGACCCGATGATCGACGTCGCGCATTTCGACGTCGACGTCGCCGGGCACATCGTCACGCTGACGGGCCACCCGTCGAGCTACGCGGAAAAGCTCGCGGCCGAGAAGGCGGCGAACCGGGTCGCGGGCGTGCGGGCGGTCGTCGTCGACGTGCAGGTGCGGTTGCCGAGCGATGACGTGCGCACCGACGAGGCGATCGCCGACGCGGTGCGCTCGACCCTGCACTGGACGGTCGGGCTGCACGACGCGGCCGTGCACGTGCAAGTGGAAGCGGGCTGGGTGACGTTGTCGGGCCAGGTCGACTGGCCGTATCAGAGCCATGTCGCGGCGCGCGCGATTTCGCAGATGCGCGGCGTGACGGGCGTGACGAACCAGATCGAGGTGCTCGGCGACATCAGCGCCGACGAGATCGCGGGCGGCATCCGGCGCGCGATGCAGCGCCATGCGGAGCGCGAGGCGAATCATATCGACGTGACGGTCAAGGACGGCACCGTCACGCTGGCGGGCAAGGTTGGCTCGTATGCGGAGCGCGCGGTCGCGCGCGGCGCCGCCTGGTCGGCGCGCGGCGTGCGGGCGGTGGTCGACGATCTGGTTGTCGAGTGA
- a CDS encoding sulfotransferase family protein — protein MTHAATGAAIGTPIGAVRPRPVLMIPLRRCGSHALRLRLNLNSQFYSPYPLHIVDFMPLLPLYGDLADDRAYFRLVADIVGLQAASMVKWPGVAFDPVEIFDALRHAPRSAHRIVWELLLRAGEREGARVVMDKSLDSVHYADELMTLYPDMLFLNVVRDPRAQVASMNRAIIHDFDTLLNAQAWVAAHRAADVLIARHPQRVLTIRYEDFLSDQAHTLQRVCAFFGIDFLPRMLDIANSPEARHISRMSELWASNCFAPIAANADKFKQQLSTAEIATIETLAHEYMQRYGYQQMTDATAMPDAFAAAAARRRSDARRRHAWRELEQSNFRDFVLRRHRADYLETVRARLQRHASAHADSRADSPAGAPGRRDTLTAAFDVTD, from the coding sequence ATGACGCATGCAGCAACCGGCGCGGCCATCGGCACGCCCATCGGCGCCGTTCGTCCCCGCCCCGTGCTGATGATTCCGCTGCGGCGCTGCGGCAGCCACGCGCTGCGGCTGCGGCTGAATCTCAATTCGCAGTTCTATTCGCCATATCCGCTGCACATCGTCGACTTCATGCCGCTGTTGCCGCTGTACGGCGATCTCGCCGACGACCGCGCGTATTTCCGGCTCGTCGCCGACATCGTCGGCCTGCAGGCGGCGAGCATGGTCAAGTGGCCCGGCGTCGCGTTCGATCCGGTCGAGATCTTCGACGCGCTTCGGCACGCGCCGCGCAGCGCCCACCGCATCGTCTGGGAGCTGCTGCTGCGCGCGGGCGAGCGCGAAGGCGCGCGCGTCGTGATGGACAAGTCGCTCGACAGCGTGCACTACGCCGACGAGCTGATGACGCTGTATCCGGACATGCTGTTCCTGAACGTCGTGCGCGATCCGCGCGCGCAAGTCGCGTCGATGAACCGCGCGATCATTCACGATTTCGATACGCTGCTCAACGCGCAGGCGTGGGTGGCCGCGCATCGCGCGGCCGATGTCCTGATCGCGCGCCATCCGCAGCGCGTGCTGACGATTCGCTACGAGGATTTCCTGTCGGATCAGGCGCACACGTTGCAGCGCGTATGCGCGTTCTTCGGCATCGATTTCCTGCCGCGGATGCTCGACATCGCGAATTCGCCGGAGGCGCGGCATATCTCGCGCATGTCCGAGCTGTGGGCGTCGAACTGTTTCGCGCCGATCGCCGCGAATGCGGACAAGTTCAAGCAGCAGCTATCGACTGCCGAGATCGCGACGATCGAGACGCTCGCGCACGAATACATGCAACGCTACGGCTATCAGCAGATGACCGACGCGACCGCGATGCCCGACGCGTTCGCCGCCGCCGCCGCGCGCCGCCGCTCCGACGCGCGGCGACGGCACGCATGGCGCGAGCTCGAGCAGTCGAATTTCCGTGATTTCGTGCTGCGCCGGCATCGCGCCGACTATCTCGAGACGGTGCGCGCCCGCTTGCAGCGGCATGCGAGCGCGCATGCGGATTCGCGTGCCGATTCGCCCGCCGGCGCGCCCGGGCGGCGCGATACGCTGACCGCGGCCTTCGACGTAACCGACTGA
- a CDS encoding DUF3564 domain-containing protein, translating into MGHQPIARHRRAFDKERAVRITVHLDTFASTDPAAYAILWIDTTEHRWSREGHAGVELPAWSNVVCRGGTTRVTGADDPHSLCVLEGLDLGAKQGPFEGETGAAHWYPHAHRAPVVGAWHVQCIDETVAPAEHELFTGREAS; encoded by the coding sequence ATGGGTCATCAGCCAATAGCGCGGCACCGCCGCGCGTTCGACAAGGAGCGAGCCGTGCGCATCACCGTTCATCTCGATACGTTCGCGTCCACCGATCCGGCCGCCTACGCGATCCTGTGGATCGACACGACGGAGCACAGGTGGTCGCGCGAAGGCCATGCGGGTGTCGAACTGCCCGCGTGGAGCAACGTCGTCTGCCGCGGCGGCACGACGCGCGTAACGGGCGCCGACGACCCGCATTCGCTGTGCGTGCTCGAAGGTCTCGATCTCGGCGCGAAGCAAGGCCCGTTCGAGGGCGAGACGGGCGCGGCGCACTGGTATCCGCACGCGCACCGCGCCCCCGTCGTCGGCGCATGGCACGTGCAGTGCATCGACGAAACCGTCGCGCCCGCCGAGCACGAACTGTTCACCGGGCGCGAGGCATCCTGA
- a CDS encoding LOG family protein: MRPTPRRTRTAPKRRAPLSSTVERLVSSPTYRQADEDLAFLQRPEMCGVRLQLDYWKTEETLQRFGICDTVVVYGSTRIASPAVARARLADAQHRLAERPNDPERRHAVSVAVRLLERSHYYGVARDLGRLVGETGRSPHPRRLTIITGGGPGIMEAANRGAHERGAPSIGLNITLPREQFPNPYVTPELCFRFHYFAIRKLHLLERAKAAVFFPGGYGTCDELFEVLTLLQTRKIAPLPVVLVSRAFWRSAVDFGFLVDEGMIDPCDAALFRFCETADEIWAAIGGPHGPA, encoded by the coding sequence ATGCGCCCGACGCCGCGCCGCACGCGCACCGCGCCGAAGCGCCGCGCGCCACTGTCGAGCACCGTCGAGCGGCTCGTATCGAGCCCGACGTATCGGCAGGCCGACGAGGATCTCGCGTTCCTGCAGCGCCCCGAAATGTGCGGCGTGCGCTTGCAGCTCGACTACTGGAAGACCGAGGAAACGCTGCAACGCTTCGGCATCTGCGATACGGTGGTGGTCTACGGCAGCACGCGGATCGCGTCGCCCGCCGTCGCGCGCGCGAGGCTCGCCGACGCGCAGCACCGGCTCGCCGAGCGTCCGAACGACCCCGAGCGCCGCCATGCGGTCAGCGTCGCGGTGCGGCTGCTCGAGCGCAGCCACTACTACGGCGTCGCGCGCGATCTCGGCCGGCTCGTCGGCGAAACCGGCCGCTCGCCGCATCCTCGGCGCCTCACGATCATCACGGGCGGCGGTCCGGGCATCATGGAGGCGGCCAATCGCGGCGCGCACGAGCGGGGCGCGCCGAGCATCGGGCTCAACATCACGCTGCCGCGCGAGCAATTCCCGAATCCCTACGTGACGCCCGAGCTGTGTTTTCGCTTCCATTACTTCGCGATCCGCAAGCTGCACCTGCTCGAACGCGCGAAGGCCGCGGTGTTCTTTCCCGGCGGCTACGGCACCTGCGACGAGCTGTTCGAAGTGCTGACGCTGTTGCAGACCCGCAAGATCGCGCCGCTGCCCGTCGTGCTCGTCAGCCGCGCGTTCTGGCGCTCGGCGGTCGATTTCGGGTTTCTCGTCGACGAAGGCATGATCGACCCGTGCGACGCAGCGCTGTTCCGGTTCTGCGAAACCGCCGACGAGATCTGGGCCGCGATCGGCGGCCCGCACGGGCCGGCCTAG